A stretch of Allostreptomyces psammosilenae DNA encodes these proteins:
- a CDS encoding MFS transporter, with product MTTRTAPARSRAASAWQISRAAWAVTAVFALSNSPTPLYVYWQDRIGFSSGTLTVIFAAYIVGLVAALLVAGRAADFYGRKRVVVPGILVALASAALFVVAESVAVLLVARLLVGIAVGIVVSAGMAAVVDLGGEHRRHLTSLLASIAMVFGAGLGPLLGGVVHQVTQAPVLPVFGINAVLLLLALGGYVGLPLARSAPTAGFPWPRLPSVPEQHRGHVSGGAAVFAPGLTATSFVLSLGPSLLVLAVGNTSPLLAGGAACVMFMAATGSQLALTKLPVHRLFALATAGTVLAVSAVVMTVATKDAWLFVAAAVFAGTGQGLGQLGGLRLIAHHVDGNRRAEANAALNISAYLPAAILTVATGYAVGQWGMPTAATTLAGILGALALALGIASYRRSSEERSGE from the coding sequence GTGACGACGCGAACAGCTCCGGCCCGGTCCCGGGCCGCTTCCGCCTGGCAGATCTCGCGCGCGGCCTGGGCGGTGACGGCCGTCTTCGCGTTGTCGAACTCCCCGACCCCGCTGTACGTGTACTGGCAGGACAGGATCGGGTTCTCCTCCGGGACGCTGACGGTGATCTTCGCCGCCTACATCGTCGGACTCGTCGCGGCCCTGCTGGTCGCCGGACGGGCCGCCGACTTCTACGGCCGCAAGCGGGTGGTGGTGCCGGGGATCCTCGTGGCACTGGCTTCGGCCGCCCTGTTCGTCGTCGCCGAGAGCGTCGCGGTCCTGCTCGTCGCTCGACTGCTGGTGGGCATCGCGGTCGGCATCGTCGTCTCCGCCGGCATGGCCGCCGTCGTCGACCTCGGCGGCGAGCATCGACGGCACCTGACCTCGCTGCTCGCGTCGATCGCGATGGTCTTCGGCGCCGGCCTCGGCCCACTCCTCGGAGGAGTCGTCCATCAGGTCACACAGGCGCCGGTTCTCCCGGTGTTCGGCATCAACGCCGTGCTGCTGCTCCTCGCGCTCGGCGGGTACGTCGGCCTTCCCCTGGCGCGATCCGCCCCGACCGCCGGATTCCCGTGGCCGCGTCTTCCGAGCGTCCCCGAGCAGCACCGCGGGCACGTCTCGGGCGGCGCCGCGGTCTTCGCGCCCGGCCTCACCGCGACTTCGTTCGTGCTCTCGCTCGGCCCGTCCCTGCTGGTCCTCGCCGTCGGCAACACCTCACCGCTGCTGGCGGGCGGAGCGGCCTGCGTGATGTTCATGGCGGCGACCGGATCACAGCTCGCGCTCACCAAGCTCCCGGTCCACCGGCTCTTCGCCCTCGCAACCGCGGGCACAGTCCTCGCCGTGTCCGCGGTCGTCATGACCGTCGCGACGAAGGACGCCTGGCTCTTCGTCGCCGCCGCGGTCTTCGCGGGTACCGGACAGGGCCTCGGCCAACTCGGCGGACTCCGACTCATCGCCCACCACGTCGACGGCAACCGCCGGGCCGAAGCCAACGCCGCACTGAACATCAGCGCCTACCTGCCCGCCGCCATCCTCACGGTCGCCACCGGCTACGCGGTCGGCCAGTGGGGCATGCCAACGGCGGCCACCACCCTCGCCGGAATCCTCGGTGCGCTTGCGCTCGCCTTGGGAATCGCAAGCTACCGACGCAGTTCGGAAGAGCGTTCGGGAGAGTAG
- a CDS encoding TetR family transcriptional regulator: MSSGGGAGGGGLRERTRRAVRAELAELALGMFLERGFDETTVDDIARAAGLSKRSFFRYFPTKEDAVLGEVDDLGQQVVDDLRARPADEDPWESLRIVLCRWEGRIQRSRLELASLRLIESTPSLRAGLHHRRERVRERVSEALRHRSGREEDAGHGAAGAGAGGGASAGSGGAGGAGDGARAGDRPGLDAFTADLLTSAAGTALEVASREWLRSGGTADRAALTDRAFALLRPALVDRR; the protein is encoded by the coding sequence ATGAGCAGTGGTGGTGGCGCCGGCGGTGGTGGGCTCCGCGAGCGGACCCGACGGGCGGTGCGGGCCGAGCTGGCCGAGCTGGCTCTCGGCATGTTCCTCGAGCGCGGCTTCGACGAGACGACGGTCGACGACATCGCGCGGGCGGCCGGGCTGTCCAAGCGCAGCTTCTTCCGCTACTTCCCGACCAAGGAGGACGCCGTCCTCGGCGAGGTGGACGATCTGGGCCAGCAGGTCGTCGACGACCTCCGCGCGCGCCCGGCCGACGAGGACCCGTGGGAGTCGCTGCGGATCGTGCTGTGTCGGTGGGAGGGACGGATCCAGCGCTCCCGGCTGGAGCTGGCCAGCCTGCGGCTGATCGAGTCGACCCCGTCGCTGCGCGCCGGCCTCCACCACCGGCGCGAGCGGGTGCGCGAGCGGGTCAGCGAGGCCCTGCGCCATCGCTCCGGTCGCGAGGAGGACGCCGGGCACGGTGCCGCCGGGGCGGGTGCCGGCGGCGGCGCCAGTGCTGGTTCCGGAGGCGCTGGCGGTGCTGGCGATGGCGCCCGCGCGGGTGACCGCCCGGGGCTGGACGCCTTCACCGCCGACCTGCTCACCAGCGCCGCCGGGACGGCCCTGGAGGTCGCGTCGCGCGAGTGGCTCCGCTCCGGCGGCACCGCCGACCGAGCCGCCCTCACCGACCGAGCCTTCGCCCTGCTCCGCCCCGCCCTGGTCGACCGCCGGTGA
- a CDS encoding NAD(P)H-dependent oxidoreductase produces MTETTPQQGRKILIVTAHPEPRSLNAALAAFAVEELRAAGHEVRVSDLYAMKWKAAVDADDYPDHPADERLRVMDASERATLAGRLSPDIVAEQEKLRWSDAVILQFPMWWFSAPAILKGWIDRVFTAGFGYGPNVPPPYGEGPLAGRRALVSVTIGARESAFSDRGIHGRLTDVLHPLQHGLFWFTGIAPLEPFAVYGSNDLPEERFAAAKREYRRRLDGLFTDEPVPFRSLVGGDYGRDMRLLPGVEEPGTSGLDLHVRPRG; encoded by the coding sequence ATGACCGAAACCACGCCCCAGCAGGGCAGGAAGATCCTCATCGTCACCGCCCACCCCGAGCCCCGTTCGCTCAACGCCGCCCTGGCCGCCTTCGCCGTCGAGGAACTGCGCGCGGCGGGGCACGAGGTGCGGGTGTCCGACCTCTACGCGATGAAGTGGAAGGCGGCGGTGGACGCCGACGACTACCCCGACCACCCGGCCGACGAGCGGCTGCGGGTGATGGACGCCTCGGAGCGGGCCACGCTGGCGGGACGGCTGTCGCCGGACATCGTGGCGGAGCAGGAGAAGCTGCGCTGGTCGGACGCGGTGATCCTGCAGTTCCCGATGTGGTGGTTCTCCGCGCCGGCGATCCTGAAGGGCTGGATCGACCGGGTGTTCACCGCCGGGTTCGGCTACGGCCCCAACGTCCCGCCGCCGTACGGCGAGGGCCCTCTGGCGGGGCGGCGTGCGCTGGTGTCGGTGACCATCGGCGCCCGGGAGTCGGCGTTCTCCGACCGGGGCATCCACGGGCGGCTCACGGACGTCCTCCACCCGCTCCAGCACGGCCTGTTCTGGTTCACGGGCATCGCGCCGCTCGAACCGTTCGCCGTGTACGGCTCCAACGACCTGCCGGAGGAGCGGTTCGCGGCGGCGAAGCGGGAGTACCGGCGGCGGCTCGACGGGCTCTTCACGGACGAGCCGGTGCCGTTCCGGTCGCTCGTCGGCGGCGACTACGGCCGTGACATGCGACTGCTGCCCGGTGTGGAGGAGCCGGGGACGAGCGGGCTGGACCTCCACGTCCGCCCCCGCGGCTGA
- a CDS encoding helix-turn-helix transcriptional regulator produces MEGVNHGERTDGATISTTNGATTGVDGATGSGQVGGIHGAAGVDGIGDPHRALGAFLRARRGRVTPESVGLTVGRRRRVRGLRREELAQLAGISVDYYVRLEQGRATQPSAEVLDALARALRLDAAERGHLATLAGAGRGPAPRARVSPLLRRLLDSMEGFPAFVTNHRLDVVAWNDLGAELVGGLDRPGRRDRNNARYLFLDPASRSVFPEWEDRAAESVGQLRVSAGRYPDDTELAALITELSARSAEFRRIWTSGEVVMCGAGRKRLRHPVAGLLTLDYETMHIPAAPGETGLVVHVFSAAEGSQDAVALAGLASAVTRFPEPRAG; encoded by the coding sequence ATGGAGGGCGTGAACCACGGCGAGCGCACGGACGGCGCCACGATCAGCACCACGAACGGCGCCACGACCGGCGTCGACGGAGCCACCGGATCCGGCCAAGTGGGCGGAATCCACGGAGCCGCCGGAGTCGACGGAATCGGCGACCCCCACCGCGCGCTCGGCGCCTTCCTGCGCGCCCGCCGGGGCCGCGTCACGCCGGAGTCGGTCGGGCTCACCGTCGGCCGTCGCCGCCGGGTGCGCGGGCTGCGCCGCGAGGAGCTGGCCCAGCTCGCCGGGATCAGCGTGGACTACTACGTGCGCCTGGAGCAGGGCCGGGCCACCCAGCCCTCCGCCGAGGTGCTCGACGCCCTCGCCAGGGCGCTCCGCCTCGACGCGGCGGAGCGCGGACACCTCGCCACCCTGGCCGGCGCCGGTCGCGGCCCCGCGCCCCGCGCCCGGGTGAGCCCGCTGCTGCGGCGGCTGCTGGACTCCATGGAGGGCTTCCCGGCCTTCGTGACCAACCACCGCCTCGACGTGGTGGCCTGGAACGACCTCGGTGCCGAGCTGGTGGGCGGCCTGGACCGGCCCGGGCGCCGCGACCGCAACAACGCCCGGTACCTCTTCCTCGATCCCGCCTCCCGAAGCGTCTTCCCGGAGTGGGAGGACCGGGCGGCGGAGTCCGTGGGCCAGCTGCGGGTCTCCGCCGGGCGGTACCCCGACGACACGGAGCTCGCCGCGCTCATCACCGAACTGTCCGCGCGCAGCGCCGAGTTCCGGCGGATCTGGACCAGCGGCGAGGTGGTGATGTGCGGGGCGGGCCGCAAGCGGCTGCGGCACCCGGTGGCCGGGCTGCTCACCCTGGACTACGAGACGATGCACATCCCGGCCGCGCCCGGGGAGACGGGCCTGGTGGTGCACGTGTTCAGCGCCGCCGAGGGCAGCCAGGACGCCGTCGCCCTCGCCGGGCTGGCGTCGGCCGTCACGCGGTTCCCCGAGCCGCGCGCGGGCTGA
- a CDS encoding SDR family NAD(P)-dependent oxidoreductase, giving the protein MNTSMRGRTVLITGSTGGIGRETARGLAGLGARVILVGRDAGRAEAAARELRRDTGNDAVAALTADLTRLRDVRRLAEEVAGRCDALHVLVNNAGANTARRQLTEDGVETAFAVNVLVPFTLTHLLLPLLRRGARRGDEGGRGGGAEGGRGGGGAEGGAGGGEGSGGAASRVVNITGGIPRGPIDPSNLQGERRYLGWTFSQYNHSKVALMAMSRRLAERLAGSGVTVNVAYPGHGHTPGNRAIPTAAFPFVYRPLAPLVRLLAPVLLADLSRPARSSVYLASSPEVEGVTGTYVDTNCRRAAWPAGALRPGDQEAVWELCARLSGLPAA; this is encoded by the coding sequence ATGAACACGTCCATGCGCGGCAGGACCGTCCTGATAACTGGGAGCACCGGCGGGATCGGCAGGGAGACGGCGCGGGGGCTCGCCGGGCTGGGCGCCCGGGTGATCCTGGTGGGGCGGGACGCCGGCCGGGCCGAGGCCGCCGCCCGGGAACTGCGCCGCGACACGGGCAACGACGCCGTCGCGGCGCTCACCGCCGACCTGACCCGCCTGCGCGACGTGCGCCGGCTCGCGGAGGAGGTGGCCGGCCGCTGCGACGCGCTGCACGTACTGGTCAACAACGCCGGGGCGAACACGGCGCGGCGGCAACTGACCGAGGACGGCGTGGAGACGGCGTTCGCGGTGAACGTCCTGGTCCCGTTCACACTGACCCACCTGCTGCTGCCCCTGCTCCGCCGGGGCGCGCGGCGTGGCGACGAAGGTGGCCGTGGAGGTGGCGCGGAAGGTGGCCGTGGAGGCGGCGGTGCAGAGGGCGGCGCGGGCGGCGGGGAGGGCTCGGGCGGCGCCGCGTCACGCGTCGTCAACATCACCGGCGGCATCCCGCGCGGGCCGATCGACCCGTCCAACCTCCAGGGGGAGCGCCGCTACCTGGGTTGGACGTTCAGTCAGTACAACCACAGCAAGGTCGCCCTGATGGCGATGAGCCGCCGCCTCGCGGAGCGCCTGGCGGGCAGCGGGGTGACCGTCAACGTGGCGTACCCCGGCCACGGTCACACGCCGGGCAACCGGGCGATCCCCACGGCCGCGTTCCCCTTCGTCTACCGGCCGCTCGCCCCGCTGGTGCGGCTGCTCGCGCCGGTTCTCCTGGCCGATCTGAGCAGGCCCGCGAGGTCCAGCGTCTACCTGGCGTCGAGCCCGGAGGTGGAGGGGGTGACCGGGACGTACGTCGACACCAACTGCCGGCGGGCGGCCTGGCCGGCCGGCGCCCTGCGGCCGGGCGACCAAGAGGCGGTCTGGGAGCTGTGCGCGAGGCTGAGCGGGCTTCCCGCGGCGTAG
- a CDS encoding M18 family aminopeptidase, producing the protein MTPRHEAPDGTAPTPVRFDRSHTDDLIDFLSTSPSPYHAVASAVARLEAAGFRELREEDAWVAGGGGWYVRRGGALIAWFAPEDADPSTGFSIVGAHTDSPNLRVKPNPDTAAVGWRQVAVEIYGGPLLNSWLDRDLGLSGRLTLRDGSHRLVRVDRAVLRVPQLAIHLDRSVNEGLTLDRQRHMAPIWGLGGAEEGALIRFVAEEAGVPADEVAGWDLMTHDVQPPGYLGRDGELLAAPRLDNLLSVHAGTRALIDAAARSSATRIPVLAAFDHEETGSESDTGAQGPLLDNVLTRSVLARGGSAEDRLRAFARTVCLSSDMGHAVHPNYAERHDPGHHPLPNRGPILKVNVNQRYATDGSGRAVFAAACERAGVPWQSFVSNNAMPCGTTIGPITAARLGIRTVDVGIAALSMHSARELCGADDPYLLGAALAAFLAG; encoded by the coding sequence ATGACCCCGCGACACGAGGCGCCAGACGGCACCGCCCCGACCCCGGTCCGTTTCGACCGCTCCCACACCGACGACCTCATCGACTTCCTGTCGACGAGCCCGTCCCCCTACCACGCCGTGGCGAGCGCCGTGGCGCGCCTGGAGGCGGCCGGCTTCCGGGAGCTGCGCGAGGAGGACGCCTGGGTGGCCGGCGGGGGCGGCTGGTACGTGCGTCGCGGTGGGGCGCTGATCGCCTGGTTCGCGCCGGAGGACGCCGACCCCTCCACCGGTTTCTCGATCGTCGGCGCGCACACCGACTCGCCGAACCTGCGGGTCAAGCCCAACCCGGACACGGCCGCCGTCGGCTGGCGGCAGGTCGCCGTCGAGATCTACGGCGGGCCGCTGCTGAACTCCTGGCTCGACCGCGACCTCGGCCTGTCCGGGCGGCTCACCCTGCGGGACGGCTCGCACCGGCTGGTGCGGGTGGACCGCGCCGTGCTGCGCGTCCCCCAGCTGGCCATCCACCTCGACCGCTCGGTCAACGAGGGCCTGACGCTGGACCGCCAGCGGCACATGGCCCCGATCTGGGGTCTCGGCGGGGCCGAGGAGGGCGCGCTGATCCGGTTCGTCGCCGAGGAGGCGGGCGTTCCGGCGGACGAGGTCGCCGGCTGGGACCTGATGACGCACGACGTGCAGCCCCCCGGCTACCTCGGCCGCGACGGCGAACTGCTCGCCGCCCCCCGCCTGGACAACCTGCTGTCCGTGCACGCCGGAACGCGGGCGCTGATCGACGCGGCAGCGCGGTCCAGTGCCACCAGGATTCCGGTGCTCGCCGCCTTCGACCACGAGGAGACGGGCAGCGAGTCCGACACCGGCGCCCAGGGCCCGCTGCTGGACAACGTGCTGACGCGCTCCGTGCTGGCCCGCGGCGGCTCGGCGGAGGACCGGTTGCGGGCGTTCGCCCGCACCGTCTGCCTCTCCTCCGACATGGGGCACGCCGTGCACCCCAACTACGCGGAGCGCCACGACCCCGGCCACCACCCGCTGCCGAACCGCGGACCGATCCTCAAGGTGAACGTCAACCAGCGGTACGCCACCGACGGTTCGGGACGGGCCGTCTTCGCCGCCGCCTGCGAGCGGGCCGGGGTGCCGTGGCAGAGCTTCGTCTCCAACAACGCCATGCCCTGCGGCACGACCATCGGCCCCATCACGGCGGCCCGGCTGGGCATCCGCACCGTGGACGTGGGCATCGCCGCGCTCTCCATGCACTCCGCGCGGGAGCTGTGCGGCGCCGACGACCCGTACCTGCTCGGCGCCGCGCTGGCGGCCTTCCTGGCCGGCTGA
- a CDS encoding DoxX family protein: MPVFTAYVVVSALLALLLAASSVFDFTRREDFLRDMAAMGVPESWLPGLGALKLAGAVGLLVGTWVPLLGIAAAIGLVLYFVGAVITHVRSRRPSVVPPVAFGLLAVAALVLRLAAV; the protein is encoded by the coding sequence GTGCCCGTGTTCACCGCCTACGTGGTCGTCAGCGCCCTGCTCGCCCTGCTCCTCGCCGCCTCCTCCGTCTTCGACTTCACCCGCCGCGAGGACTTCCTCAGGGACATGGCCGCCATGGGGGTGCCGGAGTCGTGGCTGCCGGGGCTCGGCGCCCTGAAGCTGGCCGGCGCGGTGGGGCTGCTGGTCGGGACCTGGGTGCCGCTGCTCGGGATCGCGGCGGCGATCGGCCTCGTCCTGTACTTCGTCGGTGCGGTGATCACCCACGTGCGCTCCCGCAGACCGTCCGTGGTCCCGCCCGTCGCGTTCGGCCTGCTGGCCGTCGCCGCCCTGGTGCTCCGCCTGGCCGCGGTGTAG